One segment of Rickettsiella grylli DNA contains the following:
- a CDS encoding heme biosynthesis HemY N-terminal domain-containing protein: MYRFLIFLFVLLLSIWIGVQLTTDPGYLLISWHQFALEMPLWLAVLIISFSFILIYYFIRFFTFISMLPKQWHQKLEKKRLEKTTMLTDQRLFSSIYQKPHHWHSILKILPQLENKTWISSHQFQQLQQESYEGLLNEEKYTSDLATLEQLWNNLPPKIKKDPLLLNDYIQGLINHHQDAKAESLIIKQLKKQWFGPLAATYSLIKSPNPTHQLAITEKWLKKHPSDPYLLLSLGRLCRHRKLWGKAQDYLEKSLNYDPSNAEVYLELGQLFEDTEEPFKALICFKKGLTKYIQK, translated from the coding sequence ATGTATCGGTTTTTAATTTTTTTATTTGTTCTTTTGCTTTCAATTTGGATTGGCGTTCAATTAACCACTGATCCAGGTTATCTATTAATTTCATGGCATCAATTTGCTTTAGAAATGCCACTTTGGCTTGCTGTCTTAATCATCAGCTTTAGTTTTATTTTAATTTATTATTTCATTCGTTTCTTTACATTTATATCCATGCTTCCAAAGCAATGGCACCAAAAATTAGAGAAAAAGCGTTTAGAGAAAACAACGATGCTAACCGATCAACGTCTTTTTTCTTCCATTTATCAAAAACCACATCATTGGCACTCTATTTTAAAAATTTTACCTCAACTGGAAAATAAGACCTGGATATCGAGTCATCAATTTCAACAATTACAACAAGAAAGTTATGAAGGCCTATTAAACGAAGAAAAATATACCTCCGATTTAGCAACATTGGAGCAACTATGGAATAACTTACCCCCTAAAATAAAAAAAGATCCTCTCCTTTTAAACGACTATATTCAAGGTCTTATCAACCATCATCAGGACGCGAAAGCGGAATCATTAATCATAAAACAGTTAAAAAAACAATGGTTTGGTCCGCTTGCTGCGACTTATAGCCTGATTAAAAGTCCTAATCCGACACACCAGTTAGCCATCACAGAAAAATGGCTAAAAAAACATCCAAGCGATCCTTATCTTTTATTAAGCTTAGGTCGGCTGTGTCGGCATAGAAAATTATGGGGAAAAGCTCAGGATTATCTCGAAAAAAGTTTAAATTACGATCCGTCGAATGCCGAGGTTTATTTGGAATTAGGTCAATTATTTGAAGATACAGAAGAACCTTTTAAAGCACTGATTTGCTTTAAAAAAGGATTAACAAAATATATCCAAAAATAA
- a CDS encoding phosphoglycerate kinase yields the protein MYFTQLDDLGLKNKRVLIREDFNVPLDNGKITSDARIRAALPTIQYALKKGAAVILLSHLDRPPEGNMTPEFSLAPIAVRLGQLLGQPVRFITHWLDGFEITPGEVVLCENVRFQRGEKKNDPILAKKIAQLGDIFVMDAFATAHRVEASTVGAAQFSPQVCAGFLLTSELNALSVGLENPSRPLLAIVGGSKVSTKLTLLSSLLNKVNFLMLGGGIANTFLVAQGYFIGRSLYEPAQVHRAKRLLDLSKTLHVKIILPTDVIVANEISNHAKTAIRKVTHIKNEEMILDIGPESMKQYTDYVNRSASILWNGPLGAFEWTPFQQGTRCVSEAIANSPAFSIAGGGDTLAAIEKYGVAHKLSYISTGGGAFLEFLEGKTLPILTILHKRQKEKQR from the coding sequence ATGTATTTTACACAGTTAGACGATTTAGGGTTGAAAAACAAACGGGTTCTTATACGAGAAGATTTTAATGTCCCTTTAGATAATGGCAAAATTACGAGTGATGCACGTATACGAGCAGCGTTACCCACTATTCAATATGCCTTAAAAAAAGGGGCAGCGGTCATTTTACTTTCCCATTTAGATAGACCTCCTGAAGGTAACATGACGCCTGAATTTTCTTTAGCGCCTATCGCAGTACGGTTAGGCCAGCTTTTGGGACAACCCGTTCGATTTATCACCCACTGGCTCGATGGATTTGAGATTACACCTGGAGAAGTAGTTTTATGTGAAAATGTGAGGTTTCAGCGTGGCGAAAAGAAAAACGATCCCATTTTAGCCAAGAAAATTGCACAATTAGGCGATATTTTTGTTATGGATGCATTTGCAACAGCGCATCGTGTTGAAGCGTCCACCGTGGGTGCTGCCCAGTTTTCACCCCAAGTTTGTGCTGGATTTTTGCTAACATCGGAATTAAATGCGTTGAGTGTAGGGTTGGAAAATCCTTCAAGGCCCTTATTAGCGATTGTCGGGGGATCAAAAGTTTCGACTAAATTAACGCTGTTATCTTCTTTACTCAATAAAGTAAATTTTTTAATGCTGGGTGGAGGAATCGCGAATACTTTTTTAGTGGCTCAAGGTTATTTTATAGGCCGATCGCTCTATGAACCAGCGCAGGTTCATAGAGCAAAAAGACTTTTAGATTTATCGAAAACATTGCACGTAAAAATCATATTACCTACTGATGTAATTGTGGCGAATGAAATTTCAAATCATGCAAAAACCGCGATTAGAAAGGTAACCCACATTAAAAATGAAGAAATGATTTTGGATATTGGACCTGAATCAATGAAGCAGTATACCGATTATGTAAACCGGTCAGCTTCTATTTTATGGAATGGTCCCCTTGGAGCTTTTGAATGGACACCCTTTCAGCAGGGAACGCGTTGTGTCAGCGAAGCCATTGCGAATAGCCCCGCGTTTTCTATCGCCGGGGGTGGCGATACCTTGGCAGCGATTGAAAAATATGGCGTTGCTCATAAACTTTCTTATATCTCTACAGGAGGAGGCGCTTTTCTTGAGTTTTTGGAAGGAAAAACGTT
- a CDS encoding uroporphyrinogen-III C-methyltransferase, translating into MEAQPHLEEPEKRLKKNKPRSKRCFTAWAAIGLLLITWISLLVGFSYLWLKNRDEIKNYQNQQSSLQTQILKNQAENNTLQQRVKQLENFIEQKFSSHDNRILLSNAHHLIQLAQYNLIYFHDINTALSALTLANNQLGSIMSSDIQFEKLRQLLSQYLIRLKELPSTDLTAVFNQIDTLKKQVSRLPLLPSKNSLLVPSTESKANNTSEKKWQHKLRDSLNSFRQLIVIRRLNKPIEPLLPEIEQHYLQQNLHLLLQQVQWAFIHHETMIYQMSLQEFQTVIMEHFSTDSPLTQTVLQTINQLKQINLQSPFLDLNPLLEIIATIEKTQNTTFAVTANQKESS; encoded by the coding sequence ATGGAAGCACAACCCCATTTAGAAGAACCCGAAAAAAGACTTAAAAAAAATAAGCCTCGATCGAAACGCTGTTTTACGGCATGGGCTGCTATTGGATTACTCCTCATCACCTGGATAAGTTTATTAGTAGGCTTCAGTTATTTATGGTTAAAAAATAGAGATGAAATAAAAAATTATCAAAATCAACAATCCTCGCTTCAGACACAGATTTTAAAAAATCAAGCGGAGAACAATACTTTACAACAACGCGTCAAGCAATTAGAAAATTTTATAGAACAAAAATTTTCAAGTCACGATAATCGTATTCTGCTCTCTAATGCGCATCATTTGATACAATTAGCACAATACAATCTTATTTATTTTCATGACATTAACACTGCTTTGTCTGCCCTCACCTTAGCGAATAACCAATTAGGTTCCATTATGAGTTCAGATATTCAATTCGAAAAGCTTCGCCAATTATTGAGTCAATATTTAATTCGTTTAAAAGAGTTGCCTTCTACTGATTTAACGGCTGTTTTTAATCAGATAGACACATTAAAAAAACAAGTTTCTCGGCTACCATTATTGCCCTCGAAAAATTCACTTCTCGTTCCATCCACAGAGTCCAAGGCCAACAACACGTCAGAAAAAAAATGGCAACATAAACTTCGAGACAGTCTAAATAGCTTTCGGCAATTAATTGTCATTCGACGCTTAAACAAGCCAATAGAGCCATTACTGCCCGAAATAGAACAACATTATTTGCAACAAAACCTACATTTATTGTTGCAACAAGTTCAATGGGCGTTCATACATCATGAGACGATGATTTATCAAATGAGTTTACAGGAATTTCAAACCGTTATCATGGAACATTTTTCAACGGATTCGCCGCTGACACAAACCGTGTTACAAACGATTAATCAATTAAAACAAATCAATTTACAATCTCCATTTCTTGATTTAAACCCATTATTGGAAATCATTGCCACGATTGAGAAAACCCAGAACACTACTTTTGCTGTTACCGCTAATCAAAAGGAATCCTCTTGA
- a CDS encoding uroporphyrinogen-III synthase, giving the protein MVALYNLRVLITRPLHQTSELTTQIQNCGGFVVHFPTLEINQVPNIKKINSELKKLNHYHFVIFISPNSVFNTAPSIHAIWPHWPCSTKTIATGLGTVSALKQHHLPSHFHPEKNYTGMGIINLSILQTIKGKKILIIKGQGGRLNLIKNLKTRGASVNNLVVYKRQLPAIEKQCIPNQEDIDVIICTSGTGLKNLVTLLHPRWESHLFKKQMLVISPRLAVIAKKLGFVKLPLIADNASHDAILHTLFSWQEQPIWKHNPI; this is encoded by the coding sequence ATGGTGGCTTTATATAATTTACGCGTTCTTATAACACGGCCTTTACACCAAACCAGTGAATTAACCACTCAAATCCAAAATTGTGGTGGCTTCGTTGTTCATTTTCCAACATTGGAAATTAATCAAGTACCGAATATAAAAAAAATAAATTCCGAACTAAAAAAACTTAACCACTACCATTTTGTTATTTTTATAAGCCCTAACTCCGTTTTTAACACAGCCCCGTCTATTCACGCTATTTGGCCCCATTGGCCTTGTAGTACGAAAACTATCGCTACAGGCCTTGGCACCGTATCCGCACTAAAACAACATCATTTACCCAGCCATTTTCATCCTGAAAAAAACTATACGGGAATGGGCATCATAAACCTCTCAATATTACAAACAATAAAAGGGAAAAAAATTCTAATCATAAAAGGTCAAGGCGGTCGTTTAAATCTAATAAAAAATTTAAAAACACGCGGCGCCAGCGTCAATAATCTTGTTGTTTATAAAAGACAGCTGCCTGCTATTGAAAAACAGTGTATTCCTAATCAGGAGGACATTGATGTCATTATTTGTACTTCGGGGACAGGACTCAAGAATTTGGTCACTCTCTTGCATCCGCGCTGGGAAAGTCATTTATTTAAAAAACAAATGCTTGTCATTAGTCCTCGATTGGCGGTCATTGCAAAAAAATTAGGCTTTGTCAAATTGCCTTTAATAGCGGATAATGCAAGTCATGACGCTATCCTACATACTCTGTTTTCCTGGCAGGAGCAACCGATATGGAAGCACAACCCCATTTAG